A genomic stretch from Nitrobacter winogradskyi Nb-255 includes:
- a CDS encoding multidrug efflux RND transporter permease subunit codes for MPAFFIDRPIFAWVVALFICLVGAISIPFLGVAQYPIIAPPSISIATAYPGASPQNLYNSVTRLIEEQLNGASGILNFESTSDSLGQVEITAFFVPGTSTDLASVDVQNRIKRIEARLPAAVLKEGILVEEASSAVLQIITLRSTDDSLDEVGLGDFMTRNIIGEIRRLPGVGRATLFSTERSLRVWLDPEKLVGYGMTSEDVTKAIAAQNAQVASGSIGGPPSRAGQKTAALVLVKGQLGTPEEFGSILLRANRDGSTVRLRDVARVEVGGMDYRFTTRLNGKSTAGLSVLLAPGANALATASAVEAKMEELSKFFPANITYDIPYNITPVVKASIEKVVHTLIEAVVLVFLVMFLFLQNIRYTIIPTIVVPVALLGTCAVLLIAGYSINMLTMFGMVLAIGILVDDAIVVVENVERIMSEEGLPPREAARKAMSQITSAIVGITLVLMAVFVPMAFFPGSVGIIYRQFSVTVVAAIAFSALMALSLTPALCATLLKPVKAGHAHARKGLFGWFNRALEGVRGRYVSTVGWSLRRTGRLMLIYAVLVGVLVWAFVRLPAGFLPVDDQGFITTDVQTPADSSHGRTGAAVEAVERYLAERPGVKNVTFLTGFAYSGQGMNTAQAFITLKDWSERPEKDSAANIVADANRDLASLRDAKITALQPPPIDNLGNSSGFSFRLQDRGQKGYPALLQATNQLIAEANASPILQNVYVEGLPSAGQINLVVDREKASALGVTFEDINDTMSTNLGSTYVNDFPNRGRMQRVIVQSDREGRTTAQDILNYNVKNSSGGLVPLSSFSSIEWSKGPTQVVGFNYYPSMRISGEARAGFTSGDAIAEMERLAGRLPRGFGYEWTGQSLQEKLSGSQAPFLLALSALVVFLCLAALYESWTIPLAVLLTVPLGIFGAVLAATTRGLANDVYFTVGLVTIIGLAAKDAILIVEFAKDLRAQGKSLIDATMEACALRFRPILMTGFAFASGVLPMVIASGAGGASQQALGTSVMGGMIAVVVLALLMVPVFFVVVMRVLGRDKSGLEPAGKAEIHGPPAPMHPAE; via the coding sequence ATGCCGGCTTTCTTCATCGATCGACCTATCTTTGCGTGGGTCGTCGCGCTGTTCATCTGTCTGGTCGGCGCGATCTCGATTCCCTTCCTGGGCGTTGCGCAGTATCCCATCATTGCGCCGCCTTCGATCTCGATCGCGACGGCATACCCCGGCGCTTCGCCGCAGAATCTTTATAACAGCGTCACGCGCCTGATCGAGGAACAGCTCAACGGCGCGTCGGGCATCCTCAATTTCGAATCCACCAGTGATTCTCTGGGACAGGTCGAAATCACCGCGTTCTTCGTTCCCGGCACCTCCACCGATCTCGCTTCCGTGGACGTGCAGAATCGCATCAAGCGCATCGAGGCCCGCCTGCCCGCGGCCGTACTGAAGGAAGGCATCCTGGTCGAGGAAGCTTCCAGCGCGGTGTTGCAGATCATCACGCTGCGTTCGACGGACGATAGTCTCGACGAGGTCGGGCTCGGCGACTTCATGACGCGCAACATCATCGGAGAGATCCGGCGTCTTCCCGGCGTCGGCCGGGCCACGCTGTTCTCCACCGAACGTTCGTTGCGAGTCTGGCTCGATCCGGAAAAGCTCGTCGGCTACGGCATGACGTCGGAGGACGTCACCAAGGCGATCGCGGCGCAGAACGCGCAGGTGGCTTCGGGCAGCATCGGCGGACCGCCGAGCCGGGCCGGGCAGAAAACCGCGGCGCTGGTGCTGGTGAAGGGACAACTCGGCACGCCCGAGGAATTCGGCTCCATCCTGCTGCGCGCCAACCGCGACGGCTCCACGGTACGCCTGCGCGACGTGGCGCGGGTCGAGGTCGGCGGCATGGATTACCGGTTCACCACGCGCCTGAACGGCAAGTCGACCGCGGGTCTTTCAGTGCTGCTCGCGCCGGGCGCCAATGCGCTCGCCACCGCGAGCGCGGTGGAGGCCAAGATGGAAGAGCTTTCGAAGTTCTTCCCGGCGAATATCACCTACGATATCCCCTACAACATCACGCCCGTGGTGAAGGCCTCGATCGAAAAGGTCGTGCATACGCTGATCGAGGCGGTGGTGCTGGTGTTCCTGGTGATGTTCCTGTTTCTGCAGAACATCCGATACACCATCATTCCGACCATCGTGGTGCCTGTCGCGCTGCTCGGCACCTGCGCGGTGCTGCTAATCGCAGGCTATTCCATCAACATGCTGACGATGTTCGGCATGGTGCTGGCGATCGGCATTCTGGTCGACGACGCCATCGTCGTGGTGGAGAACGTCGAGCGCATCATGTCGGAGGAGGGGCTGCCGCCCAGGGAGGCAGCGCGCAAGGCGATGTCGCAGATCACCAGCGCCATCGTCGGCATCACGCTGGTGCTGATGGCGGTGTTCGTGCCGATGGCGTTTTTCCCGGGCTCTGTCGGCATCATCTACAGACAGTTCTCCGTCACGGTGGTTGCCGCGATCGCCTTCTCCGCCCTGATGGCGCTGTCGCTGACGCCGGCTTTGTGCGCCACGCTGCTGAAGCCGGTCAAGGCCGGACATGCTCACGCCCGCAAGGGCTTGTTCGGCTGGTTCAATCGTGCGCTGGAGGGCGTGCGCGGCCGCTACGTCTCGACGGTCGGCTGGTCGCTGAGACGAACCGGACGCCTGATGCTGATATACGCCGTTCTGGTCGGCGTTCTGGTCTGGGCCTTCGTTCGATTGCCCGCCGGCTTTCTGCCGGTGGACGATCAGGGCTTCATCACGACCGACGTGCAGACGCCGGCGGATTCGTCCCACGGACGGACCGGAGCGGCGGTGGAGGCGGTGGAGAGATACCTGGCCGAACGGCCGGGAGTTAAGAACGTCACCTTCCTGACCGGCTTCGCCTATTCGGGGCAGGGCATGAACACGGCCCAAGCGTTCATCACCCTGAAGGACTGGTCGGAGCGGCCTGAGAAAGATTCCGCCGCGAATATTGTCGCGGACGCCAATCGCGATCTGGCTTCGCTGCGCGACGCCAAGATCACCGCGCTGCAGCCACCGCCGATCGACAACCTCGGCAATTCGTCGGGGTTCAGCTTCCGTCTGCAGGATCGCGGTCAGAAAGGCTATCCGGCATTGTTGCAGGCGACCAATCAGTTGATCGCCGAGGCCAATGCCAGTCCGATTCTGCAGAATGTCTATGTCGAGGGACTGCCGTCGGCGGGGCAGATCAATCTCGTGGTCGACCGCGAGAAGGCCAGCGCTCTCGGAGTCACCTTTGAGGACATCAACGACACGATGTCGACCAATCTCGGCTCGACCTATGTCAACGACTTCCCCAACCGGGGGCGAATGCAGCGCGTGATCGTGCAGTCGGATCGCGAAGGCCGCACCACGGCGCAGGACATCCTCAACTACAACGTCAAGAACAGCAGCGGCGGGCTGGTTCCGCTCTCGTCCTTCTCCTCCATTGAATGGTCGAAGGGGCCAACGCAGGTCGTCGGCTTCAACTACTATCCGTCGATGCGCATCTCCGGAGAGGCGCGGGCGGGCTTCACCTCGGGCGATGCGATCGCCGAGATGGAGCGGCTGGCCGGCCGCCTGCCGCGCGGCTTCGGCTATGAATGGACCGGTCAGTCGTTGCAGGAGAAGCTGTCGGGATCGCAGGCTCCGTTCCTGCTCGCGCTCTCGGCGCTGGTGGTGTTTCTCTGCCTGGCGGCGCTTTATGAAAGCTGGACTATCCCGCTTGCGGTCCTGCTGACGGTGCCGCTCGGGATTTTCGGCGCGGTGCTGGCGGCGACAACGCGAGGGCTCGCCAACGACGTCTATTTCACCGTCGGACTCGTGACCATCATCGGCCTGGCGGCCAAGGACGCCATCCTCATCGTCGAGTTCGCCAAGGATTTGCGTGCGCAGGGCAAGTCCCTCATCGACGCCACGATGGAGGCTTGCGCGTTGCGCTTCCGGCCGATTCTGATGACCGGATTTGCCTTCGCCTCCGGCGTGCTGCCGATGGTTATCGCCAGCGGCGCGGGCGGAGCGAGCCAGCAGGCGCTCGGCACCAGCGTGATGGGCGGCATGATCGCGGTGGTGGTGCTGGCGCTTCTGATGGTGCCGGTGTTTTTCGTCGTCGTGATGCGCGTGCTCGGACGCGACAAGAGCGGACTGGAGCCGGCGGGCAAGGCGGAGATCCACGGGCCGCCGGCGCCGATGCATCCGGCTGAATAG
- a CDS encoding efflux RND transporter periplasmic adaptor subunit: MPRFNIRLAFLAIVIAGSSPLLGGCDEPTTADASAGTVIPEVSVITVVPKPHAIVRELPGRISPLRVAEVRPRVSGIITKRLFQQGSEVKAGDPLYQIDPEPFAVEVQAAEAALAKANAVLEQASHHARRIEKLTARHATSEAENEKAIANMRQAAADVAARKADLARARLHLDYTTIRAPIDGVVGAAQVTEGALVVQNDAASLATVQQLDTIYADFTQSVTELNKLRHAFESGDLERIAPGAAKVRLLLNDDKLYPLPGKFLFSEAKVDSSTGQVTLRGEFANPKRELLPGMYIRVLLEQGVDSDAIAVPQQAVQRDSSGGSEVFVVRDDDRVIVRPIRTDAVQHGYSMVSDGLNAGDRVVVEGFQKFTAGDKVRVVTWEADASPKTGAVPGETASARQ; encoded by the coding sequence ATGCCGAGATTCAATATACGACTGGCGTTTCTGGCTATCGTGATAGCCGGTTCGTCGCCGCTTCTTGGCGGCTGCGATGAGCCGACAACGGCGGATGCGTCCGCTGGAACTGTCATTCCCGAGGTCAGCGTCATCACGGTGGTTCCGAAACCGCACGCGATCGTTCGCGAACTGCCGGGACGCATCTCGCCGTTGCGGGTTGCGGAGGTGCGCCCGCGGGTTTCCGGCATCATCACCAAGCGCCTGTTCCAGCAAGGCAGCGAAGTGAAGGCCGGCGACCCGCTGTATCAGATCGATCCGGAGCCGTTTGCGGTTGAAGTGCAGGCCGCGGAAGCGGCGCTCGCGAAAGCCAATGCCGTCCTCGAACAGGCATCGCACCATGCGAGACGTATCGAGAAACTGACCGCGCGGCATGCCACGTCCGAGGCGGAGAACGAGAAGGCCATCGCCAACATGCGCCAGGCGGCGGCTGATGTCGCCGCCCGCAAGGCGGATCTGGCGCGGGCGCGGCTCCATCTTGATTACACCACCATTCGCGCGCCGATCGACGGCGTGGTCGGCGCCGCTCAGGTGACCGAGGGCGCGCTCGTCGTGCAGAACGATGCGGCGAGCCTCGCGACGGTGCAGCAGCTCGATACGATTTATGCCGACTTCACCCAGTCGGTGACGGAGCTTAACAAACTTCGCCATGCGTTCGAGTCTGGCGATCTGGAGCGCATCGCACCGGGCGCCGCCAAGGTCCGCCTCCTGCTCAACGATGATAAGCTTTACCCGTTGCCCGGAAAGTTCCTGTTTTCCGAGGCGAAGGTCGATTCCTCGACCGGACAGGTGACGCTGCGCGGCGAATTTGCCAATCCGAAGCGCGAGTTGCTGCCGGGCATGTACATTCGCGTGCTGTTGGAGCAGGGCGTCGACAGCGATGCGATCGCCGTTCCGCAGCAGGCGGTGCAACGCGACTCCAGCGGCGGCAGCGAGGTCTTTGTCGTTCGGGACGACGATCGCGTTATCGTGCGTCCGATCCGGACCGACGCGGTCCAGCACGGCTATTCGATGGTCAGCGATGGGCTGAATGCGGGCGACCGCGTCGTGGTCGAGGGCTTCCAGAAGTTCACGGCGGGCGACAAGGTTCGCGTCGTGACGTGGGAAGCCGATGCTTCGCCGAAGACGGGAGCGGTGCCGGGCGAAACAGCGTCCGCCCGGCAGTAA
- a CDS encoding flagellar motor protein MotA yields the protein MAQGTAPRSAPEIELTKLAPPRIFLVRMVVFIVLCALVLVVLYKQIVAAFFANPSLNALIIGVLAIGIVFAFRQVIRLYPEIAWVNNFRIANAGRVPDRRPRLLAPMAAILGGERTGRVSISQQTMRHLLDSIATRLDEARDISRYMTGLLVFLGLLGTFWGLIETVGSVGKVIDGLKVGGDTGSLFETLKEGLAAPLGGMGISFSSSLFGLAGSLILGFLDLQSSQAQNRFYTDLEDWLATTVREYSGNKTRPDPAAEIKAAIERLSTTVEKTGSGHETTSAMASLAEAIQGLVSHMRTEQQLIREWADEQGEQNREIKKLLQHLAQQPDEDPLTVPLAATTASRPVAPSAEGEAKS from the coding sequence ATGGCGCAAGGCACCGCCCCCCGCTCCGCACCGGAGATCGAACTGACGAAACTGGCCCCGCCCCGGATATTTCTGGTGCGCATGGTCGTATTCATCGTGCTCTGCGCGCTGGTGCTGGTCGTTCTCTACAAGCAGATCGTTGCCGCGTTCTTCGCCAACCCCAGCCTCAACGCGTTGATCATTGGCGTGCTGGCGATCGGAATCGTTTTCGCGTTTCGGCAGGTGATCCGGCTTTATCCGGAAATCGCGTGGGTCAACAATTTCCGCATCGCCAATGCGGGCCGGGTTCCAGACCGAAGACCGCGATTGCTGGCTCCGATGGCCGCGATCCTCGGCGGCGAACGCACCGGGCGCGTGTCGATCTCCCAGCAGACAATGCGGCATCTGCTCGATTCCATCGCCACCCGGCTCGATGAAGCCCGCGACATCTCGCGCTACATGACGGGCCTGCTGGTGTTCCTGGGTCTTCTCGGCACCTTCTGGGGCCTGATCGAAACCGTCGGCTCCGTGGGCAAGGTGATCGACGGTTTGAAGGTGGGCGGCGACACCGGATCGCTGTTCGAGACGCTGAAGGAAGGCCTCGCCGCGCCGCTTGGCGGCATGGGGATTTCGTTTTCGTCGTCGCTGTTTGGCCTCGCCGGATCGCTGATCCTTGGCTTTCTCGATCTGCAATCCAGCCAGGCGCAGAACCGCTTTTATACCGACCTCGAGGACTGGCTCGCCACCACCGTTCGCGAATACAGTGGCAACAAGACCCGGCCCGATCCGGCCGCCGAGATCAAGGCCGCGATCGAGCGGCTCAGCACCACCGTCGAGAAGACTGGATCCGGCCATGAAACCACCTCCGCGATGGCCAGCCTCGCAGAAGCCATTCAGGGGCTCGTCAGCCATATGCGGACCGAACAGCAATTGATTCGCGAATGGGCGGACGAACAGGGCGAGCAGAACCGCGAGATCAAAAAGCTGCTTCAACACCTTGCGCAGCAGCCGGATGAGGATCCGTTGACCGTCCCGCTGGCCGCGACCACCGCTTCGCGGCCGGTCGCTCCCTCGGCCGAAGGAGAGGCAAAATCTTAA
- a CDS encoding peptidoglycan -binding protein has translation MALARGRRNESGFNYWPGFVDALSTLVLAIVFLLTVFLVTQFFLSQEVTGKDKALEQLNARIAQLTDLLSLEKLGKVSLGDEVSQLRAGLASAEAERDRIKGLYDGLAGAGNDAAGRDSQLNKALDSEKQISSRALAQVEVLTQQISALRRQLAALENALDASEKKDKESQNRIADLGQRLNVALAKRVQELSRYRSEFFGRLRAILGNRPDIRIVGDRFVFQSEVFFDTAQATLLPEGKAELDKVAGALTDLDKQIPSEIAWVLRVDGHTDVRPIKSPVFKSNWDLSAARAISVVQYLASLGVPPQRLVAAGFGEFQPLDPDATEEAYKRNRRIELKLTER, from the coding sequence ATGGCCCTAGCACGCGGGCGCCGGAACGAGAGCGGATTCAACTATTGGCCGGGATTCGTCGATGCTCTCTCGACGCTGGTGCTCGCAATCGTGTTCCTGCTGACTGTGTTTCTGGTGACGCAGTTCTTCCTGTCGCAGGAAGTCACGGGCAAGGACAAGGCGCTGGAACAACTCAACGCCCGGATCGCTCAACTGACCGATCTGCTGTCGCTGGAAAAGCTCGGCAAGGTCAGCCTCGGCGACGAGGTCAGCCAGTTGCGCGCGGGTCTCGCCTCGGCGGAGGCGGAGCGCGATCGGATCAAGGGCCTTTATGACGGCCTCGCCGGCGCGGGGAACGATGCCGCGGGCCGCGACAGCCAGTTGAACAAGGCGCTGGATTCCGAGAAGCAGATTTCATCGCGCGCGCTGGCGCAGGTCGAGGTGCTGACCCAGCAGATCAGCGCGCTGCGCCGGCAACTGGCGGCGCTGGAGAACGCGCTCGACGCCTCCGAGAAAAAGGACAAGGAGTCGCAGAACCGCATCGCCGATCTCGGCCAGCGGCTGAACGTCGCGCTGGCGAAGCGGGTGCAGGAGCTGTCCCGCTACCGTTCGGAATTCTTCGGACGCCTGCGCGCCATTCTCGGCAACCGGCCGGATATCAGAATCGTCGGCGACCGCTTCGTTTTCCAGTCGGAGGTCTTCTTCGATACCGCGCAGGCGACGCTGCTGCCGGAAGGAAAAGCTGAACTCGACAAGGTGGCAGGCGCGCTAACCGATCTCGACAAGCAGATCCCCAGCGAGATCGCCTGGGTGCTGCGCGTGGACGGCCACACCGACGTCAGGCCCATCAAAAGTCCGGTGTTCAAGTCGAACTGGGACCTGTCGGCGGCGCGCGCGATTTCTGTGGTGCAGTATCTGGCGTCGCTCGGCGTGCCGCCTCAACGTCTGGTCGCCGCGGGCTTCGGTGAATTCCAGCCGCTTGATCCCGATGCAACGGAAGAGGCCTACAAGCGTAACCGCCGCATCGAGCTGAAGCTGACCGAGCGGTGA
- a CDS encoding GNAT family N-acetyltransferase: MTVSFQLRPYRASDEDAAIALWQATWQQAYPAIDFAARVSWWRERWRNELVPNAAIVVADQSGELAGFVTIDTAGYLDQLVVAPAHWGGDIANALMLEAKRLSPWGITLLVNADNGRAIRFYARNGFAHAGEDVNPISGRPVNRMEWKP; this comes from the coding sequence ATGACGGTCTCGTTTCAGCTCCGCCCCTACCGTGCCTCCGACGAGGACGCCGCGATCGCCTTGTGGCAGGCGACTTGGCAACAAGCCTATCCCGCGATCGATTTCGCGGCGCGCGTGTCGTGGTGGCGCGAGCGCTGGCGCAATGAACTCGTCCCCAACGCCGCCATCGTTGTCGCCGATCAATCCGGCGAGTTGGCCGGCTTCGTCACCATCGATACGGCAGGCTATCTCGACCAGCTCGTGGTCGCCCCCGCGCATTGGGGCGGCGACATCGCAAATGCGCTGATGCTTGAGGCGAAGCGGCTGTCGCCGTGGGGAATTACACTGCTGGTCAACGCCGACAACGGCCGTGCCATACGCTTCTACGCGCGCAACGGATTCGCGCACGCCGGCGAGGATGTGAATCCGATTTCAGGACGGCCGGTCAACCGCATGGAATGGAAACCCTGA
- a CDS encoding ABC transporter transmembrane domain-containing protein, translating to MSSVEVRENTSKAPAVALPPGSSPKAGTGASEPAAPDQAAPSAKDARRLRLRPLLALTPYILRYRGRALLALVALIVAALTTLVVPLAVRRIIDFGFTAEGVAMINSYFTMMIGVVAVLAGASAARYFLVTTTGERIVADLRRDVFAHLISLSPVFFDTARSGELISRLTADTTQIKSAVGSSISVALRNVVLFIGAASMMVITSPRLSGLVLAAIPLIIVPLVAFGRWVRRLSRSAQDNLADATAYASELVGGIRTVQAYTNERLADARFGGEVEHAYLAARNSARARAVLTAIIIFIVFTSVVLILWIGSRDVLEGDMTPGRLGQFVLYAAFAATGLGQLSEVWGEVAAASGAAERLFELLRVKPVIAAPPTPRALPAPARGDVTLDNVSFAYPSRPEVKVLDGVSLAVKAGEKVAIVGPSGAGKSTIFHLLLRFYDPVSGTISFDGVPLRTADPREVRARIALVPQESVVFAASARENIRFGRPDASDAEVERAAELAHATEFIRRLPGGFEALLGERGVTLSGGQRQRIAIARAILRDAPLLLLDEATSSLDAESETLVQTALEELMRHRTTLVIAHRLATVLSCDRIMVMERGRIVEQGTHASLVAANGLYARLARLQFEGA from the coding sequence ATGAGTTCGGTAGAAGTGCGTGAGAATACGTCGAAGGCGCCGGCCGTTGCGCTGCCGCCCGGTAGCTCCCCGAAGGCCGGAACCGGAGCGTCGGAGCCTGCCGCGCCGGATCAGGCCGCGCCGTCCGCCAAGGATGCCCGCCGCCTCCGGCTGCGCCCGCTGCTGGCGCTCACGCCATATATCCTCCGCTATCGCGGCCGGGCGCTGCTTGCGCTTGTCGCGCTGATCGTCGCCGCCCTGACGACGCTTGTCGTGCCGCTCGCGGTGCGCAGGATCATCGACTTTGGCTTCACGGCCGAGGGCGTCGCGATGATCAACAGCTACTTTACGATGATGATCGGTGTCGTCGCCGTCCTCGCCGGCGCCAGCGCGGCGCGTTATTTTCTGGTGACCACCACCGGCGAGCGCATCGTCGCCGACCTGCGGCGCGACGTGTTCGCCCACCTGATCTCGCTGTCGCCGGTGTTTTTCGACACCGCCCGCAGCGGCGAGCTGATCTCGCGGCTGACCGCCGATACGACCCAGATCAAGTCCGCGGTCGGTTCTTCGATATCGGTCGCGCTGCGCAATGTCGTGCTGTTCATCGGCGCGGCTTCGATGATGGTCATCACCAGTCCGCGCCTGTCCGGACTGGTGCTGGCGGCGATCCCGTTGATCATTGTGCCGCTGGTCGCGTTCGGACGCTGGGTCCGCCGCCTGTCGCGGAGCGCGCAGGACAACCTCGCGGACGCCACCGCCTATGCCTCCGAACTGGTTGGCGGGATCAGGACGGTGCAGGCCTACACCAATGAACGGCTTGCCGATGCGCGTTTCGGTGGTGAAGTCGAACATGCCTATCTGGCGGCGCGCAATTCGGCGCGCGCCCGCGCCGTGCTGACCGCGATCATCATCTTCATCGTTTTCACCAGCGTGGTCCTGATCCTCTGGATCGGCTCTCGCGACGTGCTCGAAGGCGACATGACGCCGGGCCGGCTCGGCCAGTTCGTGCTGTATGCCGCGTTCGCCGCGACCGGTCTCGGCCAGCTCAGCGAGGTCTGGGGCGAGGTTGCCGCCGCCTCCGGTGCGGCCGAGCGCCTGTTCGAGCTTCTTCGCGTCAAGCCGGTGATCGCGGCGCCGCCGACGCCGCGCGCGCTGCCGGCGCCGGCGCGCGGCGATGTCACGCTCGACAATGTAAGCTTCGCCTATCCCTCGCGCCCGGAAGTCAAGGTATTGGACGGCGTCTCGCTGGCGGTGAAGGCGGGCGAGAAGGTCGCCATCGTCGGCCCGTCCGGCGCGGGAAAAAGTACGATATTTCATCTGCTGCTGCGGTTCTACGATCCTGTCTCGGGCACCATCTCCTTCGACGGCGTGCCGTTGCGCACCGCCGATCCGCGCGAGGTTCGCGCGCGGATAGCGCTGGTGCCCCAGGAGTCGGTGGTCTTCGCCGCGTCCGCCCGCGAGAATATCCGTTTCGGCAGGCCGGATGCGTCCGACGCCGAGGTTGAACGCGCCGCCGAACTGGCTCATGCCACCGAATTCATCCGCCGCTTGCCCGGCGGCTTCGAGGCGCTGCTCGGCGAGCGCGGCGTGACGCTGTCCGGCGGACAGCGTCAGCGCATCGCCATCGCCCGCGCGATCCTGCGCGACGCGCCTCTGTTGCTGCTGGATGAAGCGACGTCGTCGCTTGACGCCGAATCCGAGACCCTGGTGCAGACCGCGCTGGAAGAACTGATGCGCCATCGCACGACGCTGGTGATCGCGCATCGTCTCGCGACGGTCCTTTCCTGCGACCGCATCATGGTCATGGAGCGGGGACGGATCGTGGAACAGGGGACGCACGCCTCGCTGGTGGCGGCGAATGGACTATATGCCCGCCTCGCGCGGCTGCAGTTCGAGGGGGCGTGA
- the rpmE gene encoding 50S ribosomal protein L31, giving the protein MKAEIHPDYHTIKVVMTDGTEYLTRSTWGKDGDTMNLDIDSKSHPAWTGGSQQILDRGGRVSRFQKKFSGFLKKG; this is encoded by the coding sequence ATGAAAGCCGAAATTCATCCCGATTATCATACAATTAAGGTCGTCATGACCGACGGCACGGAGTATCTCACCCGTTCCACCTGGGGCAAGGATGGCGACACCATGAACCTCGACATCGATTCCAAGTCGCATCCGGCCTGGACCGGCGGTTCCCAGCAGATCCTCGACCGCGGCGGCCGGGTCTCCCGGTTCCAGAAGAAGTTCTCGGGCTTCCTCAAGAAGGGCTGA
- a CDS encoding DUF1465 family protein, with protein sequence MFDPSAGGTGLVQFSERLAGSSVFTALFREGMDLVEETAAYLDGDGRSEAKTLERAVSLTYATESMRLTTRLMQLASWLLLHRAVKEGEMTLAQANREKTRVKLTAADPGPHDMIAKLPWQLQDLIERSMNLQARIRRLDTTIHAPPLERGTADNPLVSQLNLLREAFERHRPADRVRGPRS encoded by the coding sequence ATGTTCGATCCATCGGCAGGCGGCACCGGTCTTGTGCAGTTCAGCGAACGTCTTGCGGGCTCTTCGGTGTTCACGGCCCTGTTCCGGGAAGGCATGGATCTGGTTGAGGAAACCGCCGCCTATCTGGATGGCGATGGACGCAGCGAGGCGAAGACACTCGAACGTGCCGTCAGCCTGACCTACGCCACCGAAAGCATGAGGCTGACCACCCGGCTGATGCAACTCGCATCGTGGCTGCTGCTGCATCGCGCCGTCAAGGAAGGCGAGATGACGCTGGCGCAGGCCAATCGCGAAAAGACCAGGGTGAAGCTGACCGCAGCGGATCCCGGTCCGCATGACATGATCGCGAAACTGCCGTGGCAGTTGCAGGACTTGATCGAGCGGTCGATGAATTTGCAGGCGCGGATCCGGCGTCTCGACACCACCATTCATGCGCCGCCCCTGGAGCGCGGAACCGCCGATAATCCGCTGGTGTCGCAGCTCAACCTCCTCAGGGAAGCCTTTGAGCGTCACAGACCGGCTGACCGGGTCCGCGGTCCCCGAAGCTGA
- a CDS encoding DUF1192 domain-containing protein — translation MTIDGDEPRKKIAHEIGQDLSLLSVNELNERIALLTEEIQRLRTAEAKKRASKDAADRFFKS, via the coding sequence ATGACCATTGACGGCGACGAACCCAGGAAAAAGATCGCCCATGAGATCGGACAGGATCTCTCGCTGCTTTCGGTGAATGAACTCAACGAGCGCATCGCGCTGCTGACGGAGGAGATTCAGCGGCTGCGGACGGCCGAGGCGAAGAAGCGCGCTTCGAAGGATGCGGCTGACCGCTTTTTCAAGTCCTGA